The Bradyrhizobium sp. WBAH42 genome includes a window with the following:
- a CDS encoding AAA family ATPase: MSRSDSAGTLTAGLELIETLRGDASAVMDFRAIPETGAAKKMLASGPIRLRYRGALPNLLDKLKRLNNEGFAVYYALNLSDGKGTKCANFRKVLALPLDLDTAPLPKKWFRGLEPHLIIETSPGKHQCIFVIEPTNDFAATKHMVQRLARAYGGDPSVCDVPRVLRMPGFKHQKGNPFVSRIISSRQFEAPYTMVELDKALPRLPRNESAPSDEPPEGFDTIGLEDVELMLKDADPAQVVPGNTEWEEVAMALHTLSNNDHDVKEFFLDWCQEDPSYAGQEHRDTNEFRWDSFTADKPGGRGAGTLRRRLLDNGISAENLKVIFGRATPEDDFDVDPALKWDFESVEDCRKNARVYKTNSGVQYQLASEVEPEPINWLWPNRIARGKLNFLAGPPDQGKSQITCDLIARVTTGSAWPDESGKPAPGSVIVLAAEDDAGDTIVPRLKAAGAEVSKVMIVQMMVKPLKARPERMFNLANDLPGLAELIRTCNDVALVVIDPINSYMGAGGRNGTDTFKASEVRSVLSPLGNLAERHDVAVLFLSHLTKNSGGNAPLARMLDSQAFTAIARCGWFVAPEMQDRKETARKFFVKGKSNIGAPVPGLTYEIEETTVTTAAGLVLKVPRIKWTGETDMSAGQVFRQMDNGGEQEKGSALEAAITFVEDELASGPKPSDKLKDRAEERGHSWRTVRRAAFEGIGVRSERSGFGKGSAYVWSLPGPDIDFG, from the coding sequence GTGAGTAGAAGTGATAGCGCCGGAACACTCACGGCGGGATTGGAGCTAATCGAAACACTGCGCGGCGACGCCAGCGCGGTCATGGACTTCAGAGCCATCCCCGAAACGGGCGCCGCGAAGAAGATGCTCGCCAGTGGCCCTATCCGCTTGCGTTACCGTGGTGCGCTTCCAAACCTGTTGGACAAGCTGAAGCGCCTCAACAATGAAGGCTTCGCCGTCTATTACGCTCTGAATCTCTCGGATGGCAAAGGCACTAAGTGCGCGAACTTCAGGAAGGTCTTGGCGCTGCCGCTTGATCTTGACACCGCACCACTGCCCAAAAAGTGGTTCCGGGGCTTAGAGCCTCACCTGATCATCGAAACTTCGCCGGGTAAGCACCAATGCATTTTCGTGATTGAACCTACCAACGACTTCGCCGCAACGAAGCACATGGTTCAGCGCCTCGCGAGAGCCTATGGCGGCGACCCCAGCGTTTGCGACGTGCCGCGCGTGTTGCGCATGCCCGGCTTCAAGCATCAGAAGGGCAATCCGTTCGTCAGCCGAATCATTTCTTCGCGGCAATTCGAGGCGCCGTATACGATGGTAGAGCTAGACAAGGCATTGCCGCGGCTACCCAGAAACGAGTCGGCGCCGAGCGATGAGCCGCCCGAAGGGTTCGACACTATCGGGCTTGAAGACGTTGAATTGATGCTCAAGGATGCAGATCCCGCGCAGGTCGTCCCCGGCAATACCGAATGGGAAGAAGTCGCGATGGCACTGCACACGCTCAGCAACAACGATCACGACGTCAAAGAATTCTTTCTAGATTGGTGTCAGGAAGACCCGAGCTATGCGGGCCAGGAACATCGCGACACGAACGAATTCAGATGGGATTCGTTCACCGCCGACAAGCCCGGCGGCCGTGGCGCCGGCACCCTGCGGCGACGACTGTTGGACAACGGAATCAGTGCCGAGAACCTGAAGGTCATCTTCGGTCGCGCAACGCCTGAGGACGACTTCGACGTTGACCCAGCGCTTAAATGGGATTTCGAATCGGTCGAAGACTGCCGGAAGAATGCGAGAGTCTATAAGACCAATAGCGGGGTTCAGTATCAGCTCGCAAGCGAGGTCGAACCGGAGCCCATTAACTGGCTGTGGCCGAACCGAATCGCGCGCGGGAAGTTGAACTTCCTCGCCGGGCCGCCTGATCAGGGCAAGTCGCAGATTACCTGCGATCTTATCGCTCGCGTCACGACCGGCAGCGCATGGCCAGACGAGTCCGGAAAACCGGCTCCGGGCTCAGTCATCGTATTGGCCGCAGAGGACGACGCCGGCGATACCATCGTTCCGCGCCTTAAGGCCGCAGGTGCCGAAGTTTCGAAGGTGATGATTGTGCAGATGATGGTCAAACCCTTGAAGGCCCGGCCCGAGCGCATGTTCAACCTTGCCAACGATCTGCCCGGTTTGGCGGAGCTTATTCGGACCTGCAACGACGTTGCACTTGTCGTAATCGACCCAATCAACAGCTACATGGGCGCGGGCGGGCGCAATGGGACCGACACATTCAAGGCGTCGGAAGTCCGCTCCGTCCTGAGTCCTCTCGGCAACCTCGCCGAACGCCATGACGTCGCTGTGCTATTCTTATCTCATCTTACTAAGAACAGCGGCGGCAACGCTCCGCTCGCCCGTATGCTCGATTCGCAGGCGTTCACTGCAATCGCGCGGTGTGGATGGTTTGTCGCGCCGGAGATGCAGGACAGGAAGGAAACCGCTCGCAAGTTTTTCGTTAAGGGCAAGAGCAACATTGGCGCCCCGGTGCCCGGACTCACCTATGAAATTGAAGAGACGACCGTCACGACCGCAGCCGGGCTTGTGCTGAAGGTGCCGCGCATCAAGTGGACCGGCGAAACGGACATGTCGGCCGGGCAGGTCTTCCGGCAGATGGACAACGGCGGCGAGCAGGAAAAGGGTTCGGCCCTCGAAGCGGCGATCACGTTCGTAGAGGACGAGCTAGCAAGCGGGCCCAAGCCGTCTGACAAATTGAAGGACCGGGCCGAAGAACGTGGCCATAGTTGGCGCACTGTCCGCCGCGCTGCCTTCGAAGGCATTGGCGTTAGGAGCGAGCGCAGCGGTTTTGGTAAGGGTTCCGCCTACGTTTGGTCCCTTCCGGGCCCCGATATCGACTTCGGCTAG
- a CDS encoding helix-turn-helix domain-containing protein — MRKPLKRKIVLAEIPDGRRCYTPEQCAEMLGVAMSTLWLILKSGTLKSFKAGRSRRITADAFHTYQDRGAS, encoded by the coding sequence ATGCGTAAGCCCCTTAAACGAAAGATTGTCCTCGCCGAAATTCCGGATGGGCGTCGTTGCTACACTCCCGAACAGTGCGCCGAGATGCTTGGCGTCGCCATGTCAACGCTGTGGCTGATTCTAAAGTCTGGCACACTAAAGAGCTTCAAGGCGGGACGTAGCCGCCGCATCACTGCCGATGCCTTCCACACCTATCAAGACAGGGGCGCGTCATGA
- a CDS encoding site-specific integrase, with amino-acid sequence MALHTLKPTDVMKRLEPGRYSDGGGLFLHVRSATARSWIVILHDKGKRHEISIGPAVGPGKAGMSLVEARDAAEAKRRLRTAGQLGAPRVAAPIEGRPFERVMTEWFQDVYEKEVTPKTAKDARSSIERHAAKLLKMDVRAITKTNVLAVLEPIWHDKNRTANDLRFRIETIFNYARAKDYITADAPNPADWRVLRHLLPNVTPTVRHHESVPYVELPEVMRALRTKNRVAARALELATLCAVRPTECRAARVREIDFAKKTWTIPVARLKVKETIDKNGKTLKAPDHVVPLSHQAIRLLKNIIPPDAEPDDLIFEGEKAGQMIGHNAMTHTLQRIAEGTAHGMRACFSTWRAEQTKYDYRLSEAALAHVFKSESEAAYDRSPYIEQRRPLMQDWADYLDTV; translated from the coding sequence GTGGCCCTGCACACCCTCAAACCGACCGATGTGATGAAACGCCTTGAGCCCGGCCGCTATAGCGATGGCGGCGGGCTGTTCCTGCACGTGCGTAGCGCCACGGCGCGCTCTTGGATCGTCATCCTCCACGACAAAGGTAAACGCCACGAAATCAGCATCGGCCCGGCCGTCGGTCCGGGCAAGGCCGGCATGTCGTTAGTCGAAGCTCGCGACGCGGCCGAGGCCAAACGGCGGCTTCGCACCGCCGGGCAGTTGGGGGCGCCGCGGGTCGCCGCTCCTATCGAAGGCCGGCCTTTCGAAAGGGTCATGACAGAGTGGTTCCAAGACGTCTACGAGAAGGAAGTCACTCCGAAGACCGCCAAGGACGCTAGGAGCAGCATCGAACGCCATGCCGCGAAGCTCCTAAAGATGGACGTCCGGGCGATCACGAAAACCAATGTCCTCGCCGTGCTGGAACCCATCTGGCATGACAAAAACCGCACCGCGAACGACCTGCGCTTCCGGATCGAAACCATCTTCAACTACGCGCGCGCAAAGGACTATATCACCGCGGATGCTCCAAATCCCGCGGATTGGCGTGTGCTTCGACATCTCTTGCCTAACGTCACGCCAACGGTCAGACACCACGAATCTGTGCCCTACGTCGAACTGCCTGAAGTTATGCGGGCTCTGCGTACGAAAAACCGAGTGGCAGCCCGCGCACTGGAATTGGCGACGCTGTGCGCTGTCCGCCCCACCGAATGCCGAGCCGCCCGCGTGCGTGAAATCGACTTCGCGAAGAAAACGTGGACGATTCCCGTTGCACGCCTCAAGGTGAAAGAAACTATCGATAAGAACGGCAAAACGCTGAAAGCACCGGACCACGTTGTCCCGCTGTCGCATCAAGCAATCAGGCTCTTGAAGAACATTATCCCGCCCGACGCAGAGCCCGATGACCTGATCTTCGAAGGCGAGAAAGCCGGGCAGATGATCGGCCACAACGCAATGACCCACACGCTACAGCGGATTGCAGAGGGTACAGCGCACGGAATGCGCGCCTGCTTCAGCACGTGGCGCGCTGAGCAGACGAAGTATGACTATCGATTGTCGGAAGCCGCCTTGGCGCACGTCTTCAAGTCCGAATCGGAAGCGGCATATGACAGAAGCCCATATATCGAACAGCGCCGCCCACTGATGCAGGACTGGGCTGACTATTTGGACACGGTGTAA
- the htpG gene encoding molecular chaperone HtpG produces MTTSDTAVHTQPFQAEVSELLHLMVHSVYSETDIFLRELVSNASDACDKLRYEAIASPALLGEGDALKIRIIPNKTAKTLTIADNGIGMERQELIDHLGTIARSGTKAFVSKLKEAKDGLGLIGQFGVGFYSAFMVADKIVVISRRAGESDVWTWSSQGGSGFEIARASDEEAARVTRGTEIVLHLKDDAKKYLETYEIERIVTAYSDNILFPIELVPEDGEPRQINSASALWQRSKSELTADDYKKAYQQIASAFDDPAMTLHYRAEGRYSYAVLLFAPSTKPFDLFEPNRKGRVKLYVRRVFITDDADLLPGYLRFIRGVVDSEDLPLNISREMLQNNPQLAQIRKAVATRVVSELESLAEKDPENFAKIWDAFGAVLKEGIYEDFERREKLLALSRFTTTSGEKRSLKQVIGDFKPNQTEIYYLVGDSIERLKSNPRLEAATARGIEVLLLSDPVDAFWTSMPSEFEGKPLKSLSQGDLNLDLIPRIDEKDEPKKDEPAADEATTIAVIKAALGERVSDVKASTRLTSSASCLVADSQGPSRELERILSQQNRGMKTKPILEINLRHPLVTAVTKAQAGSTVVDDLSLLLFEQAQILDGELPEDLAAFAARLNRLVLQGLGG; encoded by the coding sequence ATGACGACGTCAGATACGGCTGTGCATACGCAGCCTTTCCAGGCCGAAGTTTCCGAACTGCTGCACCTGATGGTGCACTCCGTCTATTCGGAAACCGACATCTTCCTCCGCGAGCTCGTCTCCAACGCCTCCGATGCCTGCGACAAGCTCCGCTACGAGGCCATCGCAAGTCCCGCCCTGCTGGGCGAAGGCGACGCGCTCAAGATCCGCATCATTCCAAACAAGACGGCCAAGACGCTCACGATCGCCGACAACGGCATCGGCATGGAGCGGCAGGAGCTGATCGACCACCTCGGCACCATCGCCCGCTCCGGCACCAAGGCGTTCGTGTCCAAGCTGAAAGAGGCCAAGGACGGGCTCGGCCTGATCGGCCAGTTCGGCGTCGGCTTCTATTCCGCCTTCATGGTCGCCGACAAGATCGTCGTGATCAGCCGCCGCGCCGGCGAGAGCGATGTCTGGACCTGGAGCTCCCAGGGCGGCTCCGGCTTCGAGATCGCCCGTGCCAGCGACGAGGAGGCGGCGCGCGTGACGCGCGGCACCGAGATCGTCCTGCACCTGAAGGACGACGCCAAGAAATATCTCGAGACCTACGAGATCGAGCGCATCGTCACGGCCTATTCCGACAACATCCTGTTTCCGATCGAGCTGGTGCCCGAAGACGGCGAGCCGCGCCAGATCAATTCGGCGAGCGCGTTGTGGCAGCGCTCCAAATCCGAGCTGACGGCTGACGACTACAAGAAGGCCTATCAGCAGATCGCCTCCGCCTTTGACGATCCCGCGATGACGCTCCACTATCGCGCGGAAGGGCGCTACTCCTACGCCGTGCTGCTGTTTGCGCCCTCGACCAAGCCGTTCGACCTGTTCGAGCCGAACCGAAAGGGGCGGGTAAAGCTCTACGTCCGGCGCGTCTTCATCACCGACGATGCCGACCTGTTGCCGGGATACCTGCGCTTCATCCGCGGCGTCGTCGACAGCGAGGATCTCCCGCTCAACATTTCGCGCGAGATGCTGCAGAACAATCCGCAGCTGGCGCAGATCCGCAAAGCCGTGGCAACCCGGGTGGTGTCCGAGTTGGAAAGCCTCGCCGAGAAGGATCCGGAGAATTTTGCCAAGATCTGGGACGCCTTCGGCGCGGTGCTGAAGGAAGGCATCTACGAGGATTTCGAGCGCCGCGAAAAGCTGCTCGCGCTGTCGCGCTTCACCACCACGTCGGGCGAGAAGCGGTCGCTGAAGCAGGTGATCGGCGATTTCAAGCCGAACCAGACCGAGATCTATTATCTCGTCGGCGACAGCATCGAGCGGCTGAAGTCCAATCCGCGGCTGGAAGCTGCCACCGCGCGCGGCATCGAGGTGCTGTTGCTGTCGGATCCCGTCGATGCGTTCTGGACCTCGATGCCCTCGGAGTTCGAGGGCAAGCCGCTGAAGTCGCTGAGCCAGGGCGATCTCAACCTCGACCTGATCCCGCGTATCGACGAAAAGGACGAGCCGAAGAAGGACGAGCCGGCTGCGGACGAAGCCACCACCATCGCCGTGATCAAGGCCGCGCTCGGCGAGCGCGTCAGCGACGTCAAGGCCTCGACGCGCCTCACCAGCTCGGCCTCCTGCCTCGTCGCCGACAGCCAGGGCCCGAGCCGCGAGCTCGAGCGCATCTTGTCGCAGCAGAATCGCGGCATGAAGACCAAGCCGATCCTCGAGATCAATCTGCGCCATCCGCTGGTCACCGCGGTCACCAAGGCGCAGGCTGGCTCGACGGTCGTCGACGATCTCAGTCTGCTCCTGTTCGAACAGGCGCAGATCCTGGACGGCGAATTGCCGGAAGACCTGGCAGCGTTCGCGGCGCGGCTGAACCGGCTCGTCTTGCAGGGACTCGGCGGCTAG
- a CDS encoding DUF3551 domain-containing protein: MRLSFLTLTAIFTLLGAADASAQRYDPAYPVCMHRYVGGGPGGGGSDYFDCSFTSLEQCRATASGLAATCDLNPYYAFNESPPPRRRPKKVH; encoded by the coding sequence ATGCGCTTGTCATTCCTCACTCTTACCGCGATCTTCACGCTGCTGGGCGCAGCGGATGCCAGCGCGCAGCGATACGATCCGGCCTATCCCGTCTGCATGCACCGCTACGTCGGTGGCGGCCCTGGTGGCGGAGGCAGTGACTATTTCGACTGCTCGTTCACCTCGTTGGAACAGTGCCGCGCCACGGCCTCGGGCCTTGCCGCGACCTGCGACCTCAATCCCTATTACGCCTTCAACGAATCGCCGCCGCCGCGCCGGCGTCCCAAGAAGGTGCACTAG
- a CDS encoding long-chain-acyl-CoA synthetase: MNNMTTGVIEQPKAARAPSASKIWLRAIELTARIETLPGRLFADVIDDWAQRQPNRVALVADEASLDYEGLSRRINRYARWARSVGLAKGDTVALIMPNGIDYVAAWLGISRVGGVVALINTKLVGPSLAHCLDVAKPSHLIVAHALTGMLDSAAPHLKTQAKIWTHGDGRGERAIDDALAVLDDGPLATEEHGDVTIDDRALLIYTSGTTGLPKAASISHRRILNWGFWFAGLTGATPQDRLYDCLPLFHSVGGIVAPCSMLAAGGSVVIAEKFSASHFWSDIVQHDCTLFQYIGELCRYLLKAAPSEYENRHRLRLACGNGLRGDIWEDFQARFAIPRVLEFYAATEGNFSLFNVEGQPGAIGRIPPLLAHRFPASLVKLDPDSGAPLRNDEGFCIACSRGEAGEAIGRIGTADEGGGRFEGYTDEGETEKKILRDVFAKGDAWFRTGDLMRMDDKGFFHFVDRIGDTFRWKGENVATSEVNDAVRDFSGVVDATTYGVSVPGADGRAGMSAIVVNEGFDIGALPAHLAQRLPVYARPLFIRISRELDATETFKQKKGELAREGFDPAAVSDPLFMLDPTSGGYVSLDEKAYAAISGGTIRL; this comes from the coding sequence GTGAACAATATGACCACCGGCGTCATCGAGCAGCCGAAAGCCGCGCGCGCACCGTCGGCTTCCAAGATCTGGTTGAGGGCGATCGAGCTCACCGCGCGGATCGAAACGCTGCCGGGCCGACTGTTCGCTGATGTCATCGACGATTGGGCGCAGCGCCAACCGAACCGCGTTGCGCTGGTGGCGGACGAGGCAAGCCTCGATTACGAAGGCCTGTCGAGGAGGATCAACCGCTACGCCCGCTGGGCGCGCTCGGTCGGCCTTGCCAAGGGCGACACCGTCGCGCTGATCATGCCGAACGGCATCGACTATGTCGCGGCCTGGCTCGGCATCAGCCGTGTCGGCGGCGTGGTCGCGCTGATCAACACCAAGCTCGTCGGGCCATCGCTCGCGCACTGCCTCGACGTGGCAAAGCCGTCGCATCTCATCGTTGCGCATGCGCTGACGGGGATGCTGGACAGCGCGGCGCCTCATCTGAAGACGCAGGCCAAAATCTGGACGCACGGCGATGGCCGCGGCGAGCGCGCGATCGATGACGCGCTTGCCGTTCTTGATGACGGCCCGCTCGCTACGGAGGAGCATGGCGACGTCACCATCGACGACCGTGCGTTGCTGATCTACACCTCGGGCACCACCGGCCTGCCGAAAGCAGCCAGCATCAGCCACCGCCGTATCCTCAATTGGGGCTTCTGGTTCGCCGGCCTCACCGGCGCGACGCCGCAGGATCGGCTGTACGATTGTCTGCCGCTGTTCCATTCGGTCGGCGGCATCGTGGCGCCGTGCAGCATGCTGGCCGCCGGCGGCTCGGTGGTGATTGCGGAAAAATTCTCGGCCTCGCATTTCTGGTCCGACATCGTCCAGCACGACTGCACGCTGTTTCAATATATCGGCGAGCTCTGCCGCTATCTGCTCAAGGCCGCGCCCTCGGAATACGAGAACCGGCACCGCCTGCGGCTCGCCTGCGGCAACGGCCTGCGCGGCGACATCTGGGAGGATTTCCAGGCGCGCTTCGCCATTCCGCGCGTCCTCGAATTCTACGCCGCGACCGAAGGCAATTTCTCGCTGTTCAACGTCGAGGGCCAGCCAGGCGCGATCGGCCGTATCCCGCCGCTGCTCGCGCACCGCTTTCCTGCCAGTCTCGTCAAGCTCGACCCCGATAGCGGCGCGCCGCTGCGCAATGACGAGGGCTTCTGCATCGCCTGCAGCCGCGGCGAGGCCGGCGAAGCCATCGGCCGCATCGGCACCGCGGACGAGGGCGGGGGACGGTTCGAGGGCTACACCGACGAGGGTGAGACCGAGAAGAAGATCCTGCGCGACGTCTTCGCCAAGGGCGATGCCTGGTTCCGCACCGGCGATCTGATGCGGATGGACGACAAGGGATTCTTCCATTTCGTCGATCGTATCGGCGACACGTTCCGCTGGAAGGGCGAGAATGTCGCGACCTCCGAGGTGAACGACGCGGTGCGCGATTTCAGCGGCGTGGTCGATGCCACCACCTATGGCGTCAGCGTTCCCGGCGCCGACGGCCGGGCCGGCATGAGCGCGATCGTCGTGAACGAGGGCTTTGACATCGGCGCGCTGCCCGCTCATCTGGCGCAGCGCCTGCCGGTTTACGCCCGCCCGCTTTTCATCCGCATCTCGCGCGAGCTCGATGCCACCGAGACCTTCAAGCAGAAGAAGGGCGAGCTGGCCCGCGAGGGGTTTGACCCGGCCGCGGTCTCCGATCCGTTGTTCATGCTCGATCCGACATCCGGCGGCTACGTTTCGCTGGACGAGAAGGCGTATGCGGCAATCTCGGGCGGCACGATCAGGCTGTAG